The genome window CTCACGGGTTGCCTCCCGACGGCGGGGTTCCCACGCAGTCGCCTTGGTTGTTCCACGGGTTGCTCAGGGTGTCGGGCCGGCGGAAGTTGGCGTCCTCCAGCGACAGCTCCGGGCCCGCCGGGACGCGCACGCTGGGCGGCGCGTACTGGGCCCAGGCGCAGGCCGTGCGCCACACGCCGTAGTCGGTGGACACGCCGCTCTCCGGCGCCTCCGCGAACCAGACCTTGTAGAGGTTGTGGCCCTGCTTCGCCCCCGAGCGGTCCGGCGGGGTGACGAGCTGCAGGTTGGACACGGTGAAGTCGTAGCAGACGCTGCCGTCCGCGCGGACCTCGGCGATGGTCGTCTCGTACTGGTAGCCGTTGCGCTCGTAGAAGGCGCGGTCCCTGCGGGTGGGGTCCGAGCCCGAGCGCAGCTCGGTGTCGTCCGGCAGCCCGTCCCCGTCCGTGTCCAGGCCGGCCACGTTCGGCTCCAGCGGGTCCAGCCCCCAGCGCGCCTCCAGCCGGTCCGGCGCTCCGTCGCCGTCGCTGTCCACGATGCCGGTGCGCGTGCGCAGGTAGTCCTCGGCGTACTGCGACAGGCCGTCACCGTCCGTGTCGCGGCACACGCAGTTGCGCGTCAGCGGCGACGCCGGGTCGCACCCGCGGGCGTCCAGGTCATTGCTCGCCCGGAAGCCCTGGTCCTCGCGGCGGAACTCGAAGCCGTCGTCCAGGCAGTCCCCGTCGCTGTCGGCGAGGAAGGTGTTGGTCTTCAGCGTGAAGGAGTTGTCCTGCGTGTCCGGTACGCCGTCGCCGTCGCTGTCCAGCACCCGGCCGTCCTCCCCCGGGGCGGAGGAGAGCGACTCCACCACCAGCGACTTCATCACGTTGCGCGAGGCGAACGAGGAGTAGTCCAGCGCGCCCAGGCCCAGGTTGGAGATTTCGGCGGTGTCGTTGAACTCCTGGTACACGCCGTTGCCCATCTCCGCGAAGCGCTGCAGCAGCCAGGAGGCAATCTTCTTCGCCGCCTCCGGGTAGCGGGCCTGCTCCACGCCCGGGTAGATGCCGTAGATCTCCTGGCAGATGGGGCCGCAGGCGCGCACCGCCTCCTGGTTGAAGAGCAGCACCGTGTGCATCCGCACGTCGCCCACGTTGTACTGGTCCTTCAGCTCCATCAGCCGCCGCACGTAGCTGAACAGCTGGTAGTTCTGGTTGCGGTCCGTGCCCACCTCGAAGCCTTCGATGGCGTCCGTGGTGCTGGTGGCGTTGCAGAAGTCGACGATGGAGTCCGCCCACGTCAGGTCCGGGTTGTCCGGGTTGGCGTAGACGCTGAGGTTGTCGGTGGCGGAGCAGCGCGGGTACGGCGTGCCGTCGGTGAGGAACACGACGACGTAGCGTGTGCGCGGCAGGAGCTCCGGGTTGGACTGCGCCACCGCGTTGATGTCGCTGGAGATGATGCTGTACGCGTACGACAGGGCGCCCTGGTAGTCGGTGCCCTTGCCCAGCTGGCTCTGCAGGCCGTCGATGTAGCTGTCGATGTTGTTGTCCGGCCGGGCGAAGCGGCTGCCCGTGGTGGTGGGCGGCCAGACGTTGCGCACGTTGGTTTCGAAGGGGGCCACGGACAGCTGCACGTTGCCGCCCTGCGCATTGACCTGGCGGAACTGCGCCACCAGGCGCTTGAGGGCGCGCACGCGCGCGGGCTCGGTGACGCCGGGGGGGATGATGGCCTGCACCTCGGCGCGCTGGCAGAAGCCGCTGTCGAGCTGCGCGCCCGGCGGGTCCGAGATGCACATGCTGCCGGACTCGTCGATGACGACCACGACCTTCACCGGGAAGCCGGAGGGGTTGGGCGGGCGCGTGCACACCTGCCCCTGCAGCGTCAGCCGGTCATCGAGCTGGGTCTTCGTCTCCGCCCGGGGCTCCAGCAGCGAGTCGGTACAGGAGACGAGGCCCAGGGCCAGGAGGCCCGCCGCGAGCAGCGGGGTACGAACGAAGCGGCGCATGCGGTAGGGACCTCCTGGCGGGGGGACTGCGATGTTACTGCTGACGGCGGCGGCGGCGCATCAGCAGGCCGAGCAGCGCCACGCCCAGGGCGGAGACGCTGTAGCCGGCGGGGACCGAGCTGCAGCTCGGGCCTTCGTCGTCTCCCTTGCCCACCTGGATGATGAGGCTGGACGTGGACACGCGCTGGTCGGGGAAGACGCGGTCGGCGAAGGCCAGACGCGCCGTCACCTGCAGCTCGTACGTGCCATCCTGGTCCGGCTTGAAGAGGGGCACGCTGCCGTCGACGTAGGTGTACTGCCAGTCACGGCTGAGCGTCACCGCGCCCTGCGGGTTCTCCACCACCGCGTCGGAGCCCTCGGGGCGCTTCACCACCGTCCACTTGTACTCCATGGCCGCGCCGTTGCGGTTGGCGAACAGCGGCGGGCGGATTTCACCGGCCTTCTCGGCGCGGAGGAAGCCGCCGCCGCTCACGGTGAAGGGCGCCTTGGGGTCCAGGCAGTCGTCCGGGCGGCTGGGGTCCAGCACGAGGCAGTAGCGCGTGTCGCACGCGTCGCCGGAGCCGTCGCGGTCATCGTCCACCTGGTCGCGGTTGGCGACGAGCGCGCAGTTGTCCTGCGCGTTGAAGATGGAGTCGTCGTCGATGTCCGCGTCGCACGCGTCGCCCTGGGCGTCGCGGTCCTGGTCCTCCTGGCCGGAGTTGGCCAGGCCCGGGCAGTTGTCACCGTTGTCGGAGATGTTGTCGCCGTCCGCGTCCACGCGGCACTGGCTGCCGTCGGTCGGCATCACCTGGTCGGGGTTGGCCACGCGCGGGCAGTTGTCCGGGCCGTCGTTGACGCCGTCGTTGTCGTCGTCCAGGTCGCAGGCGTCGCCGTCCCTGTCGTTGTCCAGGTTGCCCTGGTCCGCGTTGGGCACCTTCGCGCAGTTGTCGACGGCGTTGTCCTTCTTGTCGCCGTCGATGTCGCCGTCGCAGTCGTCGCCGCTGCCGTCACCGTCCGCGTCGAGCTGCTGGAAGTTGGAGAGCGCCGAGCAGTTGTCGCAGGCGTTGCCCACCGCGTCGCCGTCGTCGTCCGTCTGGTCACGGTTGGAGACGAAGGGGCAGTTGTCGCGGTCGTCCGCGCGGCCGTCGCCGTCCGCGTCGTCCGTGTACGCCAGCGTGTCGCCGTCGTCCGTGTAGTTCACCCAGACGGAACAGCCGCACCCACAGCCACAGCCGCCACCCTCTTCCTGGGGACGGCCGCAGCTGTCGCCGAGGCACTCCGGGTTGTTGGGGTTGTTGTTGGACTGCGCCTGGGCCACCGCCGGACTCAGGAGGAAGACTGCCCCGAGCGTGAGGGCCGTTGCGATGCGTGCGAGTGTCATGGTGACTCCTTTCAACGCCAGTCCCCTAGCAAGGAGCGATCCGTACCGAACAGTCGAGACAAGCCCAGGAATCTCGAAGGGTTGCATGCAGGGCGCGGAGGACTGGGGCTGGGGGTGTGGGGGGCA of Pyxidicoccus xibeiensis contains these proteins:
- the mtsC gene encoding cell-cell cohesion MYXO-CTERM protein MtsC is translated as MTLARIATALTLGAVFLLSPAVAQAQSNNNPNNPECLGDSCGRPQEEGGGCGCGCGCSVWVNYTDDGDTLAYTDDADGDGRADDRDNCPFVSNRDQTDDDGDAVGNACDNCSALSNFQQLDADGDGSGDDCDGDIDGDKKDNAVDNCAKVPNADQGNLDNDRDGDACDLDDDNDGVNDGPDNCPRVANPDQVMPTDGSQCRVDADGDNISDNGDNCPGLANSGQEDQDRDAQGDACDADIDDDSIFNAQDNCALVANRDQVDDDRDGSGDACDTRYCLVLDPSRPDDCLDPKAPFTVSGGGFLRAEKAGEIRPPLFANRNGAAMEYKWTVVKRPEGSDAVVENPQGAVTLSRDWQYTYVDGSVPLFKPDQDGTYELQVTARLAFADRVFPDQRVSTSSLIIQVGKGDDEGPSCSSVPAGYSVSALGVALLGLLMRRRRRQQ
- the mtsD gene encoding cell-cell cohesion protein MtsD — protein: MRRFVRTPLLAAGLLALGLVSCTDSLLEPRAETKTQLDDRLTLQGQVCTRPPNPSGFPVKVVVVIDESGSMCISDPPGAQLDSGFCQRAEVQAIIPPGVTEPARVRALKRLVAQFRQVNAQGGNVQLSVAPFETNVRNVWPPTTTGSRFARPDNNIDSYIDGLQSQLGKGTDYQGALSYAYSIISSDINAVAQSNPELLPRTRYVVVFLTDGTPYPRCSATDNLSVYANPDNPDLTWADSIVDFCNATSTTDAIEGFEVGTDRNQNYQLFSYVRRLMELKDQYNVGDVRMHTVLLFNQEAVRACGPICQEIYGIYPGVEQARYPEAAKKIASWLLQRFAEMGNGVYQEFNDTAEISNLGLGALDYSSFASRNVMKSLVVESLSSAPGEDGRVLDSDGDGVPDTQDNSFTLKTNTFLADSDGDCLDDGFEFRREDQGFRASNDLDARGCDPASPLTRNCVCRDTDGDGLSQYAEDYLRTRTGIVDSDGDGAPDRLEARWGLDPLEPNVAGLDTDGDGLPDDTELRSGSDPTRRDRAFYERNGYQYETTIAEVRADGSVCYDFTVSNLQLVTPPDRSGAKQGHNLYKVWFAEAPESGVSTDYGVWRTACAWAQYAPPSVRVPAGPELSLEDANFRRPDTLSNPWNNQGDCVGTPPSGGNP